Genomic DNA from Lactuca sativa cultivar Salinas chromosome 8, Lsat_Salinas_v11, whole genome shotgun sequence:
CTACAACGTCGCGTGGTGTGCCCTTGTCTATTGTAGTTCTCACATCGGAGTTCGCGGCACTTTCCtacatggtggaagttgcatttctCGCAACTTGGAAGTTTTCCAGCATATTGTCGCGGTGACGCTAGCACTGGTTGGTCGGATGTGGCGGTTCTAGAAGTTATCTCGAGTTGTTGTTTCCTGGCAAGTTTCTGGGACAACTTGTCCTTCCTCTCGGACCAAAATTTATGTTTGGCGCTCTTAGGTTTGGGAGTTGGAATGTTCTCTTCGACAAGACCTTGTTGATTTCCTGGTCTGTTGTTACAGTCTAAGGTGTGGGAGTCATTCCCATTCCCATTCAGGTTGTGAGTGTTAAGAACAGCTAGGGCGGCTGCTACTACTGCGGTGACggtagcttggaacgtagctgagTCCATCTGGAGAATCGGTGCCTTACTGGTGGATTGGTTCTGCTTTTTCGAAGGCATGATCTGCTACATGTCAAGAAAAGAGTTTTTGAGCAACAATGGTTGCCTATGGATGTATCCTAAATGTTTTCTATGCATTGATATTTCCCGTTGCTAACTGACTCTCTTCGATATGACCCACATCCCCATGATGTGGTCTTAGCAAGGATAGAAAATATTTGAGTACACAAGATCATGTAAAATAAGTTTAAGAATTTTTTTGCTTGTTCAGCCCATCGAGCTGGCCGAGTAACTCTCCCCTCTCTTCGGCTCCAGATGAAATGAAGGGTTAGCTATAAGAGTGGTTATGGGTATCAAGTCGACACGAGATTCAACTTGACGCTTGGTAGAGATCACTGGAATGTCCTTGGGGAAGACATTGGGAAAGTCACGGACTTCGGAAGTGCTCTTGAGGTCTTTAACTTTTTTTCGTATCATCGACAACACGAGCCAGTTATACATAACGTTCCTTTCGTAGATGTTTCTAGGCTTTGACGCAGGAAACGATACGAAGGTTCGAACGATCGTATCACTGAAACTAGTGAGGACTCTGTCAGAGGAACGATCGAGGGGAATCGCTTCCTCGAAGCAAGGACATTGGCACGATGTGAGGCTCATTCGTCCTATGCCGATTGGGACATTGAAGCTTTTCATGGGTATCAATATGAAATTGATGGGGAAAGGGAATGACCGTCTAAGGTAAGAGCACATCCTATGATGCATGATTTAACTGAAATACGATCGTAGTCGTCATAACTGAAACTGAGATTACATATTCTGAAACTCAGGACCTAACAATAGGTCTAAGTCTTAATAATGAAGAGAAAATTTCGGCAATATGGAAGACGGAGATGTTTACGGGAAAGAGCTACTCAGAACATAAACATGAAAGTTATTCCTTAGACGAGAAAGGAAAAACGAGTAGAGTGTTCCTCTATTGGCGACGGGCAATCTTCAAGTGAAACCCTAACTCGGCCAGCTTCCGCTCTGCGTAAAGCAGGCGTCCTTCACACTCTGACTGGCGggctcggagctctatgactttggctcgggttGTAGCTAACTCTCGCTGCAAAGCTTCATTGTCCCTCATAGATCCCCTGTGAGCAACTTCAATATTACGAATGTGATTTGTGTTGGCATCCGAGTCTGCCTCAAGTTCCATAGTTTGCTAAAGGGTTTCCACACCTAGCTCCACATTGCGAGCCACTTGGCGTATCAGGATTGGAAGGGCCCTATCTGCAGGACCTACTCCATCCATATTGTAGATGTTGAGATTACCGATGTATGGGAGGGGTTGGCCAGGCTCATGGCTCCACCTATTCAAGTTCCCGACCCACATGGGCATTGGGCCTTGGAATCCAATTTGGGGTCAGGATTTGGTATTGGGGTCACTTGGGGTAGGTTCTCGACTTCTGGCTCTGGCTCGATCCATCCACCATCTCCTTGGTTAGGAAAGTATGGGTCGCTAGGGATGTAGAATTTAGTCGTGTTATCTACGTGTAGTGATGGTAAAGGAATAGTCAGTAGGTATCAGATCTAATAATACATCCAATGTATCATAGCTACGAGCTTGATTCTTAAAGGATGAATCCTTGGGTAAGTTTTTGGTTTGGTCGCTAtagcatcctaaaatactcctataatattttaatCCTTATGGTTGACTCTAGAACTTTTCTCGTACTTAGGTGGGTTTTAGACTTGCTGTAACaccatagtcactcccaagcacatgttagtcatgtctcgaatgaatatagttgatcaggctatattgatcctagacatgattacataactacccaagtTTAACTGCAGTGTCCAACATtcaattacttttattttgttctacttataacACGGATTCTGGTAAtcgggtatacttgtatactttgttataaaatacttatattttgaaagtatacttttagtttagagaaCTTAggacccttaatgtttatagttgtataccatctaaggttcggtatacttagttcactataaacaatagctttgataccaatctgtcacaccccgaaactgatggcggaaacattccggggcggagtgacgtcatgcgtagtatcacacaattgtatcatagcaagcatagtaaactcaaccaaacattgaatacatGCATGAAAAAGGTTtacatatttttgttcatatcaaaagtaaagacgtgacgctaacgctccatcttctccaaactcctggatgtacctgtctattgttgccctgagaatacaagcagttttaaaatatcagcataaagctggtgagttcataagtgtataATTCTTGTGAAAGAAATGTTTCCTTGATTCTTTGAAAAActgtttcccaagaaaatcctatattttcttatgaaagagGTTTGATTATCCATTAGTTACATGTCGAAAAATCTGATTTTTGAATTGTCGGgttatcccgggaaaatcctatattttcccttaAAAAGTTGATGATTGATTATCCATACGCAAGTATCTACCATAATCGGACAACAGTTTTCTTTTCGAAACTCTGGTTACACCCAGAGGAGTATATTAGCCGTATTTTCGAAGCTCTGGTTACACCCAGAGGAGTATATTAGTCGTATTTTCGAAGCTCTGGTTACACCCAGAGGAGTATATTAGTCGTATTTTCGAAGCTATGGTTACACCCAGAGGAGTATATTAGTCGTATTTTCGAAGCTCTGGTTACACCCAGAGGAGTATATTAGCCCTATTTTTGAAGCTCTGGTTACACCCAGAGGAGTATATTAGTCGTAATTCGAAGCTCTGGTTACACTCATAGGAGTATATTAGCCATATTTTTGAAGCTCTGGTTACACCCAAAGGAGTATATTAGTCGTATTTTCGTAAATAAATTTTTCGCTACCTAAGTTGTGAGTGCCATAACCGTACTTTGACTGGATAAGGCACGTAAATGGGCTAGTAtcttttatgactttgtcacccctgAACCTaatggtcccactgtagctagcagcgaaggtgcgggatagtcagtcccatatagatctatacacaatagtCATGCTCTCCTTCCAAGAGATTCTAGTTATAAGTCGTAGTCCTCCACTCACGAATACgagggagtgttaccaaggacaagtctcaaacttagcctaacaaatttacaagcAATAGTACGAAAATCTggtttatgatttatataaatCCTTGATAAGATGATACATATTAAAATATGGTTCACAAGTTTCTTGCTTTAGATTTGAGAACTGTTTCTACGAGTTGGTCCTTTTATCAATTGGTAAAATGGTTTTCTGAGTTAAAAGCATATTGAACATAAAATCGATTTACGCAAAATGTGATAATTTGAGCACAAGtgtccttgtacttttgcttgtatccccacCCCCTGAAAacgtgaaaaactcggaaaaaagtgtaggggtatgaactcatcgttTGACGTAGGATTTGGGTGTATGATCGGTTATGAATGCTGAGTGTCAACCGATGTTTCATACGCAAGTGGATCCTATTAACATGTGATAACACATATGTGTGTTAGAATTAGGGTGTTTCATGATTAATCATGACGGGAAACCACCCTAAGGACTTGGAAATGCAACCACCCTAAGGACTTGGAAATGCTTTTCGGGACCCTATATGATCAAACAAGGGAGGTGTATGGCCAaaagggtgtgtgtgcggccaaggTCTGTGTCCAGGTTGTTTGTGCGGTtgcacacatgagtgtgcggtcgtacagagggtgtgtgcggctaTACACAGGAGTGTGGGGCCCTACACTCCTCATTTGTGCCCAAAATGTCGATTTTGAGGTGGTCTTGTGCCAATACCAAGTCCTACTAGTGAATGAAGGCCAAACTCTTCACTTTGGAGAGTTTTTAAGGTGTGTGCaaccaccttatgaaggtgtgttGTCGCACACattcaaaggatgaagaacacgaagaacactatGTGTTTTAGGCTTAGGTTCAGGTGTCTTACTAGTATAACAAGCTGTATGATGAAGTAGTTCACGTTTTTTAGGCCTTTTGAGTGTTTTTGGatgaagtttttagagagagaaagtagtgagagaaagtagagtgcaGCCAAAGGAAAGAAATGAGTGAAGGGGTCTCCTCCTTTATATGGAGGTGGGTGTACGGTTGGAGGATggatgtacggccgcacacttgGAGGTGGGTGTACGGTTGGAGGATggatgtacggccgcacactcgtgtgtgcggccgtacacacctctCACGAGGGTGTATGGCCCGATCTTGCTTCTAAACGACATGTTGACTCATTCCTAATCTCATTCCCAACTGtactcaagcttagaacacttaaacggACCCTTAAATGGCGTTAAATGGTAACGGAATCGGGAAAATTTTGATATAAAGATCGATTGTACAGgataaaagtttcgggttgtcatagaAAACATCTCAGTCACactataaaacagtttgagtcTTTCACACATCAATTTTTCTCAAATCCAATCATGATCACTAGGTGCTTTCTTTATATGGAATCACACTCATAAGCATCAAATAAGTTGAATTCCATCTAGTTTTACAATCCAAATCTAACTTTCTCTTACTTGAAAGAGAAACACCATCCTTCATCTCTTCAAATTTCTCAACTCTTTTTGGAGTTGCAGTCCAGAAAACAACACTCTCTCGAATGGACTCTATCCCACTTTGAATTGCACTTAATCCTTGTTGAACAATTAAGTTCAATATATGTGCACAACATTTCATGTGAAGCAACTCCCCTTTCAAGGGAAGATTATCATGTCTTAGTTTATCTTTCATTTTCTCCATCATACAAAAATTTACACTACAGTTATCTAAAGTCAAGGTAGATAACTTGCAATCAATGGACCATGCAACCAAACACTCCATTAAGGCTTTTGTTAGCGTTTTAGCATTATGAGGCGCTGGAACATACATAAACCTGCAAtttataaaatagaaaaataattagTTCACAATTAAGtaagataaaataatataaaagagTCAAAATAACTAAATACCTTAAAATTTTACTGCACAAGTTCCACGAATCATCAATATAATGTGCAATGACAACCATGTAACCTCTTTTTTGGTTAGAGGTTGTCCATATATCAGTTGTCACAACAATTATGCCTTGGTTAGAATTCAACATCTTTTTTAGTTTCAGTTTTTCACTCTAAAAAATGTCCTTTATGTCACTGGTAATGGTAGTTCGTGACACATGTTTAAATAACGGGTTAATTAAGTTAGCAAAATTTCTAAATCCAACATGTTGCACCAGGTTCAGTGGATACTCATGAAGAATGATCATCTTTGCTAGTTGTTCACGAGAAACATTCTGATCAAATGTATGTGCACCAAGTGATACATGCCCATCTTTTTTTTCTTGGCGTGGATTCAAGATCGATTGTCTTATGTCTCTATTATTTTTTGACAAACATTTTCTGTAATGCTCATGTAAGTATGTATTCCCATTCTTGCTTATCCCACTCAATTTTTTCTTACAGTAGTTTCATATCGCCTTATCAACACCATCAATCTTTTGCTTTTTAAAATGTCTTCAAACTTCAGAAGTTAATCTTCTATTTGTATTTTCAGTAGTTTCATATCGCCTTATCAACACCATCAATCTTTTGCTTTTTAAAATGTCTTCAAACTTCAGAAGTTAATCTTCTATTTGTATTTTCAGTAGCCTTTGCATCTATTGTTCCAGCCCCCTTACCATCTGTTGTCCAGCCAATTGTCCATCTGTTGTTCCAACAGGCTCAACACTTGGTTGTGGGGGTTGTTGATCTTGAATGTCACTACAAAAGGATAAATAAGATGTAATCAACATCATAATAAACATGATTCTTTTTAGAATCAGCTAAGCTTAAAGAAAGCTAAATATGGACAGATTGTAGTTACAAGGAACAAAAACTCAGATATACAGATTGTAGTTATAGATTGCACCATTGTGAAGCTCAAGGTAAAAAAAGGCCATTTCAGATTACAACCACAACAAAAAGTCGAGTGCAGGAAGATTTATATGGACAGATCACAACAACAACACATATAAGTCAGAAAAATTAAGATGGACAGATTACAACCACTACAAAAGTAACCATATCAGTTTAATGTACATACATATCCAAAGCAAAAAAGAAACCAAGTTCATGAAATATATTAACAATCAGCAACAAAAAAGTTTGATATTATTTCATGATTCATGAAAAAGAAACCAAATTTATACATATCCAGTTAATGAAAATCTAGTAATCGCAGATGGACACATTGCTGGAACAAAAATCACTGAATTAATTGACTAATACAACTAAAATCGAGGAAAATGAAATCGAGTGAAGGGTTAATCAGTTCCTAAATAGACCAAAATAGATGCAAGTGGGTAATCAGGTTTCTACAAAACCATAGTTTAATCAGGTTTCTAGAACCAAAATCACTCAATCGAGTGAGTAATAACCAAAATCGAGTGCAGGAAAACCGACTGAAAGATTAATTAGTTACAAATTAATCTAATTACTTGGGCTTAGGATTTTCTGATGAAGCCAAAATTTCTTGTACGTTATTCTCCTTTAATTCCATGAGTGCAGAGTAGGTTGAATCGAAGGTGAGGGATTGATGTCGTCGACGCGTGAAGGATTGATGTCATCGACTCGTCGTGTAGAACGAGGGGTTGATTCCAGAAATAAGATGAAGTTTGAATATTGAATTGAACAAGAATCAAAGAGGAATGAAGGGCTTAAGTGAAGAAGAATAATTTTTGTGTGGGGCTGCATCTTATATAATGAGTTCTGGATTCTAGGAGAAGCCGAGAAGAGACTAgagactagagagagaatgagatcGGTGAACGGTGATTCAATGCTTAATGAAACGAGGAGTCGAAATATTTAACTCTTGAAGCGTCGTCTTGAACTTAATCCTCTGAATAAGATTTCCCAATTCCcataaacatttattatatatatatatatatatatatatatatatatatatatatatatatatatatatatatatatatatatatatatatatatatatatatatatatatatatatatatatatatatatattataatcggGTTTTAAACGGGGTGGATAATGTCATAACCGTCTCCGACCTGTCCCCGCTTCGGGTATATATATTTGCATCCGTCCCCGATCCGTTACCCGTTAAGACGGGTAATACCCAAGCTGTTAGGGTCCGTTCCCCACGGGTAGCGGGTAATACCCGATCCGCTTGCATCCCTATTCCTGCCTCCATCTTTTCAAATCTACCGCCCATCGAGGCGTCGGGCCCTGGAAGTTTCGTCTGGGAGCGGGGTTTCGGACAACCTGGGGTGGACTGTAGAACTCTGGTTCCGACTCGTTTCCATCCTGATCCTCCTCCTCATCTTCTTCCTCCAAATCGTCTTTGGGGTCTTCCTCCATTATTTCCTCAGGATCCTCCTAGGGACCCACTTTGATCCAACCACCATTTCCTTAGTTAGGGAAATAGTGGTCTCTGGGTATATGAAATCATGCCATTGCGTTTGTGCAAGAATAGGGATATGAGAAATATATGAAAAACTTAAGCGTATAATTCTGTAATATTTTTAAGGGATAATAAATTTTTAATAGAAATATTTTTAATGAAGATAAATTACTTAGTGTATACACGTTgtatataatcaagatcgaaTAGACCGTCGGATAAGTAGCTccactctaagcccacaaccaaacaaggaacatgatttaaagtggaatcacaaatcctaagtctatagaatcttaattatatataaccttaacgtATACACCTTGCAATTATAGGTCAACCAATAAGGGTCCTTCGTTTTTATGTGAAGGATTTGATTTATTCTAGTGAGAAGGTTCCTTACGACTACTAGTTTTGATAAATATTGAGGCCTAAACATTGTTGTTACGGttcttatagtatcataaaatactcctatagtatttttaaacttttatgtttggttctagagtttcttggtatgaggggttggtaagttttagacttgttgttgaCTATGACCATTCCTTGGCATACGTTGGTCACATCTCGGATAAATAtacttgatcaggctatattcatccccgATCTGATTACATACCCCAAGGCCTACTCGTAGTGTTCAACATATCTCAATACTTTTTGTTTTGTTACTATTACGATACTGAACTAGTAAGTATGATTGtacttataattttataaaaatatcataatattttaaagtatacttgtgtgaaaatgttttatagtttgtatatattaCGTGGTTTGATATACTTGGTTCACTATAaaccatgctctgataccaatctgtcacacccccaaaccaggatggcAAAAACGTCCGTGGGCGGATGATGTCatctatagtatcataacaattgagtaatagtaaagaaagcaacataaccatcataaatataattgaaagagttacatcattgtaagtgttacatgttttttttcaaaagtcaattacaatatgatgacaaaagatTTGTTTGACGCCTTAGTGTCCCATCCTCAAAAACTGATGGTTACCTAttttactggttccctgagaatgcaagttgttttgaaaaagtgtcaataaTTAAGTTTGTATGAATGTAAGCCTTTCCGTGTAAAGTAATCGTGATTGTTTCCAGAAAATCTATTTTCCATAAAATGAGTTGTAAGCTGTTTGTTTGTAAAATGGTAGTGTTGGTTCCAGAAAATCAAATATTCACTATAAaatgaattgtagtcttaaatGTTCCAAGACTGAAATGTATAAGTTTTTTGTACATAAAGTTTGTAATATGTAGTTTTAATTTACATAAAACCATTTAAATGCACGTTAGCCCCATAAACCAaaatgtattgttaataccccatgtgagttattgtgacaacccgaaattttttatcTTATAAAGTCAATTAAATCAAccaaaagtcagacttgtttctactACCTTTTAGCCACAGTAAAGGTCTGTTTGAGAGTTCTAATTTTAGTGTAATGTATGAATGGGTGTTAGAATGTGTTTACTTGAGGTCGGAGGAATTGACTCGGTCCGGAAAACCACTCACAAggtgtgtatggccgtacacagggttcacggtgttggattaagtgtctaagcccataactataattggtttgtacttgatttgatagcatcacagtccttttgggttgccctcaaacctagcaaccggacaaggaaattatgaaaggagagatattaatttattatgagattaataaattcatataaatgatttattaatatgttaaaatattaatatattgattagaaatcataatgtttaattaatagttagccagaaattaatcagaattaattttagggttaaaagtattaattataaagtgtagggactagtttgcaattatcagatagttgagtggaaggctccagaacctccttgaagggaggtggacgaaatctatgggggaaaccctaaggatttcgtccaaggggctttcaataaggcctttggattagcttaggccccaagcaaaggagtattagggttttcccaaaaccctagatccctcagctatataaggagcctcccagCTCCGAATTTCGGCCACTCCTAccttggaagaaaccctaggccgatttTTGCATACCCTACCCTCTTtccttcaagtttccttcttgctagttcttaggtgtgattccattagaggcattacatttgtggtgctaggcttccaagaagatcaagttcaagaggattatcaattgtttactataacaattgaaaggtatgtaactcttaaaccctagttagttGTTatcgaaaatagcct
This window encodes:
- the LOC111900938 gene encoding zinc finger BED domain-containing protein RICESLEEPER 2, coding for MLNSNQGIIVVTTDIWTTSNQKRGYMVVIAHYIDDSWNLCSKILRFMYVPAPHNAKTLTKALMECLVAWSIDCKLSTLTLDNCSVNFCMMEKMKDKLRHDNLPLKGELLHMKCCAHILNLIVQQGLSAIQSGIESIRESVVFWTATPKRVEKFEEMKDGVSLSSKRKLDLDCKTRWNSTYLMLMSVIPYKEST